A region of the Haematobia irritans isolate KBUSLIRL chromosome 5, ASM5000362v1, whole genome shotgun sequence genome:
CGGCCTTTTTCACCTTATGACTAGCATAGGCCACACCAGCTATTACTATCAAGATCAATGGTGAAGTGATGCtagaatggaaaatattttcgtcATAAGGATTCTCTAGAGCTATGACACTCTCAGGCATTTTACTTACAGGCAATATATCATCAAGACAATGAAAACAAAGATGTAATTGCTTTTAAAGTAATCCAAATTGCGTACAAAACGACTTGTTAAACGTGGCATGCTTGCAGCAGTTTTAAAATTGtcagttttcaaaaattcagacCATGGTCGAATGTATTTGCGTGTCAGTTGTATCAGCTCCAAGGGACTGGGTATTTTCTGAAATTGTGTAAAGTTGCTAAAGTCAAATTGAGATTTGGGCTCAGTTTTTGGGACATTCATATCGCCGGACAcgtcaatttttgtttcttccaTTGTGTAGTCTGGATGCTGGAAACCTAAGAATGATGATTCTTTGTTTTGATGTGTGATGTCACCGTGGATGCTTGAAGACACGTACGTATTTGATTTcttcgtttattttttttacaaaacactCGCTATTCGTTAGATATCGTTGCAAAATAATGATATATAAGAAATGTcgtatttgataaaatatattatgacaACTCGACTTGACtgatataaattttcttaactctTTGTGCCTTttgaccagtgttgccaactctccaaggccaaaaagcaccaaaaatatcccaataaacacaggatgagcgtttttcaaatgcaacaacttttcagtttgagggtaaatataattttcaacataagggctgttttctttttgcactgattACAACTTTTGTATGgcaatcgttgcactggtgttctatccagaacatctatcagtgcaagtcgcaccaGAGTCACCATGACATGCGAATTTTgtagttgtcaaaatatgagtTGGCAACTAAAGTAATACTCGGAAAGaacacatctcaagtgaatgtcacatacagaaaagaagaagaaacgaACATGGATAAAtggtaaaaagtaaataaacaaatactaatttgtttggattttgcgttaagtgggtattaagttcgagtttagccgctaaatccGTCGTTTTGTCACGATTACTttcctttaataatccattttaaggaatacaaactttgtgaaaatttgctttgggctctatgtataaatttatgctttttttgctgatttagttttcactttagcggctaaactcgaacttagtactcacctttactcTCGTGGAATGTgtaatattcaaaaattcagaCCATGGTCGAATGTATTTGCGTGTCAGTTGTATCAGCTCCAAGGGACTGGGTATTTTCTGAAATTGTGTAAAGTTGCTAAAGTCAAATTGAGATTTGGGCTCAGTTTTTGGGACATTCATATCGCCGGACAcgtcaatttttgtttcttccaTTGTGTAGTCTGGATGCTGGAAACCTAAGAATGATGATTCTTTGTTTTGATGTGTGATGTCACCGTGGATGCTTGAAGACACGTACGTATTTGATTTcttcgtttattttttttacaaaacactCGCTATTCGTTAGATATCGTTGCAAAATAATGATATATAAGAAATGTcgtatttgataaaatatattatgacaACTCGACTTGACtgatataaattttcttaactctTTGTGCCTTttgaccagtgttgccaactctccaaggccaaaaagcaccaaaaatatcccaataaacacaggatgagcgtttttcaaatgcaacaacttttcagtttgagggtaaatataattttcaacataagggctgttttctttttgcactgattACAACTTTTGTATGgcaatcgttgcactggtgttctatccagaacatctatcagtgcaagtcgcaccaGAGTCACCATGACATGCGAATTTTgtagttgtcaaaatatgagtTGGCAACTAAAGTAATACTCGGAAAGaacacatctcaagtgaatgtcacatacagaaaagaagaagaaacgaACATGGATAAAtggtaaaaagtaaataaacaaatactaatttgtttggattttgcgttaagtgggtattaagttcgagtttagccgctaaatccGTCGTTTTGTCACGATTACTttcctttaataatccattttaaggaatacaaactttgtgaaaatttgctttgggctctatgtataaatttatgctttttttgctgatttagttttcactttagcggctaaactcgaacttagtactcacctttactcTCGTGGAATGTGTAATATTCGAAGGAGACGATTCGGccactgagtcgatctagcaatgtcTGTGAACAAAATGTGTAATCAAAGGCgaggtcgcaattttaattcaatccaTCCAAAAGTTTCATCAATCATGGAGGGGGCAATATTATGGTCTGGAGGTCATTTTCTGGACAAGTTATTGACCCGAGTCTTCAAAAACATTTGCCTCATATAATATTGCCATAACAATCCCGAGAAATCCGTCTGCATGGATTATTCAACGCGATCACGATCCCCGTATCAAACAGCATGGCtatggtatcaactattaacatTTATCATTTATCGTTAAAAGTTACAAAACTGCAAAGATTTTTAAATGTATGAGacacttatggtgttttcttttctgaaaaaattgatttgccTTAATTTTTGTCAGTACAGAAtgcacatttttaaaatgttgccagcaacctaaaaaaatgctataattTCAGCGGGCTGAAAAGAAATCAAAGGagaaaacagggcaatcgcagcactctcatttgtcggcagtgctgaaaattccCGCAATTTgcattttcgcacttttgcctattGGCCATAGTCCAACAAGATGTTCTTTCCTGTAaagaagtcgaatcacttaactgtaAGGTCAAAACAACTTCATTAAATGTTTATCCATTGTTGGACAAgggaaaacacaaaaaatcttTGCCctcaatacaatatttttttcagtgtgtttatTCGAATCATGTGAAAACCTGAATAAGTGAGAAATTATAAATCTTTTTTAATGgcctttgtttaattttaaattatttataaggATCGATCTTATGTTTAAAGTTGTACATTATTattccctccatcataggatgggggtatattaactttgtcattccgtttgtaacacatcgaaatattgctctaagaccccataaagtatatatattctgggtcgtggtgaaatactgagtcgatctaagcatgtccgtcggtccgtttgttgatatcacgctaacttccgaacgaaacaagctatcgacttgaaacttggcacaagtagttgttattgatgtacgtcggatggtattgaaaattgcatatcggaccacttttacgtatagcccccatataaacggaccaccagatttggcttgcagagcctcttggaggagcaaaattcgcccGATCCGGTTCGTGGTgaaagtataaggtctctaacaaccatgcccaaattggtcgatatcggtccataattacatatagcccccatataaaccgatccccagatttcacttccggaacctcttggaggagcaaaat
Encoded here:
- the LOC142241182 gene encoding prenylated Rab acceptor protein 1, which encodes MEETKIDVSGDMNVPKTEPKSQFDFSNFTQFQKIPSPLELIQLTRKYIRPWSEFLKTDNFKTAASMPRLTSRFVRNLDYFKSNYIFVFIVLMIYCLITSPLILIVIAGVAYASHKVKKAESPVSIFGHQLSTAHQIMALNVASVPILFLVGAGAALFWTLGASCFVISLHAIFYNIDGIVTEDTEGFLAEVV